In Streptomyces sp. NBC_01381, a genomic segment contains:
- a CDS encoding ABC transporter ATP-binding protein yields MNTGKTTNSESTDRQERAAVNRLIADDVTLGYDQRVIAEKLSVEIPDNSFTVIVGPNACGKSTLLRALSRMLKPSAGRVLLDGNVIQSMPAKKVARTLGLLPQSFIAPDGITVGDLVARGRYPHQGLLRQWSADDERIVGESMASTGVAELADRYVDELSGGQRQRVWIAMALAQQTPLLLLDEPTTYLDIQHQIDVLDLCAELHEEQGRTLVAVLHDLNHAARYATHLIALRDGEVVAEGAPADIVTAELVRDTFGMDCQIIDDPESGTPLVVPAARRGRTKLAKKAGADAGAGAVAGGAKATS; encoded by the coding sequence ATGAACACCGGGAAGACCACCAACTCTGAAAGCACCGACAGGCAGGAGCGTGCCGCAGTGAACCGGCTCATCGCGGACGACGTGACCCTTGGCTACGACCAGCGCGTCATCGCCGAGAAGTTGTCCGTCGAGATACCCGACAACTCCTTCACGGTGATCGTCGGCCCGAACGCCTGCGGCAAGTCCACCCTGCTGCGCGCCCTGTCCCGGATGCTCAAGCCGTCGGCGGGCCGCGTCCTGCTCGACGGGAACGTCATCCAGTCGATGCCCGCGAAGAAGGTGGCGCGCACCCTCGGCCTGCTGCCGCAGTCGTTCATCGCGCCCGACGGGATCACGGTGGGCGACCTGGTGGCCCGCGGCCGCTATCCGCACCAGGGCCTGCTTCGGCAGTGGTCGGCGGACGACGAGCGGATCGTCGGCGAGTCGATGGCCTCGACCGGTGTCGCCGAACTGGCCGACCGCTATGTCGACGAACTGTCCGGCGGGCAGCGCCAGCGGGTCTGGATCGCCATGGCGCTCGCCCAGCAGACCCCGCTGCTGCTGCTCGACGAGCCGACGACGTACCTCGACATCCAGCACCAGATCGACGTACTCGACCTGTGCGCCGAACTCCACGAGGAGCAGGGGCGCACCCTCGTCGCCGTCCTGCACGACCTCAACCACGCGGCCCGGTACGCCACTCACCTCATCGCCCTGCGCGACGGCGAGGTCGTCGCCGAGGGCGCGCCGGCCGACATCGTCACGGCGGAGTTGGTGCGGGACACCTTCGGGATGGACTGCCAGATCATCGACGACCCGGAGTCGGGGACGCCGCTGGTGGTGCCGGCCGCGCGCAGGGGACGTACGAAGCTGGCGAAGAAGGCCGGCGCTGATGCAGGTGCCGGTGCTGTGGCCGGTGGGGCTAAAGCAACGTCCTGA